One segment of Andreesenia angusta DNA contains the following:
- a CDS encoding ATP-dependent helicase yields MIYLIQSFFQNIESDYNLPLNDSQKKAVLHNNGPALVLAVPGAGKTTVLISRVAALISLHGVKPSKILSITFSKASALDMQSRFYSTFGAELGASPKFSTIHSFAYFVIREYCRKAGVSYNLIEENGPNGKIQLLRNIYSSINKGFLSEDKLEELVNGIGYVKNMMLSPEEFKSPGIKNFPKIYWEYESAKKENKLLDFDDMLSLCLDILEKNGALLESYRVRYEYVQVDEGQDTSNIQHRIIALLVKPKNNLFIVADDDQSVYGFRGANPKYLLEFKTHYPDASVFNMNRNYRSTPDIVSIANSLIKQNKLRYDKDLVAHSESSHPVGIFKLDTQENQYRHLVDSLVPSEFEDTAVLFRNNISAIPIADILDRKGIPFKLKDSKLTFFNHWLLKDILSFLKLATDQSDTGAFERIYHKMKGYISKKGLNYVAKNMKTEKSVFHVLELFPDLKPFQKESMRKLSLDFSKLQKKRPLEAIEFIESDLEYLKYLNEKSEFLGYGLESNLNLLSYIKSIASRCISILDFVARLDDLKATLSESRDGHGVLLSTIHSSKGLEFKNVFLVDLINGDFPSSSSIDAMKQGVLEPIEEERRLFYVGITRAKQNLNLLCYKYSDGKKLAPSMFLSEIERSLASESEEKLRVYGRIEHVKFGEGTVLDISESSLLVDFDDSGQKQLLKSACLEQNLISIID; encoded by the coding sequence GTGATTTATTTGATACAAAGCTTTTTCCAAAACATAGAGTCTGACTACAACTTGCCCCTAAATGACTCTCAGAAAAAGGCGGTGCTGCACAACAACGGTCCTGCCCTTGTTCTAGCTGTTCCAGGGGCTGGAAAGACCACTGTGCTTATCTCAAGAGTGGCCGCCTTGATATCGCTTCACGGCGTAAAACCCTCTAAAATACTCTCCATAACTTTCAGCAAAGCTTCAGCCTTGGATATGCAGAGCCGCTTTTATTCAACCTTTGGAGCGGAACTCGGGGCCAGCCCTAAGTTCTCCACAATCCACAGCTTTGCTTACTTTGTGATAAGAGAGTACTGCAGGAAAGCCGGAGTTTCCTACAATCTTATAGAAGAAAATGGCCCAAACGGGAAAATACAGCTCTTGCGCAACATATACAGCAGTATAAACAAAGGCTTTCTCTCTGAAGACAAGCTTGAAGAGCTTGTAAACGGAATAGGCTACGTAAAGAACATGATGCTCTCTCCAGAGGAGTTTAAGTCTCCCGGCATAAAGAACTTTCCAAAGATATACTGGGAGTACGAATCTGCTAAAAAAGAAAACAAGCTATTGGACTTTGACGACATGCTTTCTCTATGCCTAGACATCCTGGAGAAGAACGGCGCTCTGCTGGAGAGCTACAGGGTGAGATACGAGTATGTCCAGGTGGACGAAGGTCAGGACACCTCGAACATACAGCACAGGATAATAGCTCTGCTTGTAAAGCCAAAGAACAACCTCTTTATAGTCGCCGACGACGACCAGAGCGTCTACGGCTTCAGAGGGGCCAACCCCAAGTATCTGCTGGAGTTCAAGACGCATTACCCCGACGCTTCTGTATTCAACATGAATAGAAACTACCGCTCCACCCCGGACATAGTGTCTATAGCCAACAGCCTCATAAAGCAGAACAAGCTGAGGTACGACAAAGACCTTGTGGCGCACAGTGAATCGTCTCACCCTGTAGGGATATTCAAATTAGACACTCAGGAAAATCAGTATAGGCATTTGGTGGACAGCCTTGTTCCATCAGAGTTTGAAGATACTGCCGTCTTGTTTAGGAACAATATCTCGGCAATTCCCATAGCCGATATCCTGGACAGAAAGGGAATCCCCTTCAAGCTGAAAGACAGCAAGCTCACTTTTTTCAACCACTGGCTTCTTAAAGACATACTCTCTTTCCTAAAGCTAGCCACAGATCAGAGCGACACTGGAGCTTTCGAAAGAATCTACCATAAGATGAAGGGCTATATCTCTAAAAAGGGGCTGAATTACGTAGCTAAGAACATGAAGACCGAAAAGTCTGTATTCCATGTGTTGGAGCTTTTTCCGGATTTAAAGCCTTTTCAGAAGGAGAGCATGAGAAAGCTGTCCCTTGACTTTTCAAAACTTCAGAAGAAAAGACCTCTAGAGGCCATAGAATTTATAGAGTCAGACCTAGAGTACCTTAAGTACTTAAATGAAAAGAGCGAGTTTCTAGGCTATGGACTTGAAAGCAATTTGAATCTGCTCTCTTATATAAAGTCCATAGCCAGCAGATGTATATCTATACTGGACTTCGTAGCACGACTAGACGATTTGAAAGCCACGCTCTCAGAAAGCCGAGACGGACATGGAGTGCTCCTGTCGACTATCCATTCCTCTAAAGGGCTGGAGTTTAAGAATGTATTTCTAGTAGACCTTATAAACGGCGACTTCCCAAGCTCTTCAAGCATAGACGCCATGAAGCAAGGTGTTCTAGAGCCGATAGAGGAGGAGCGCAGGCTTTTCTACGTCGGGATCACTAGGGCAAAACAAAACTTAAACCTGCTCTGCTACAAATACAGTGACGGCAAAAAGCTGGCTCCATCCATGTTTTTAAGCGAGATAGAGCGATCACTCGCCTCTGAATCCGAGGAAAAACTACGTGTATATGGAAGAATTGAGCATGTGAAGTTCGGCGAAGGCACAGTGCTAGATATAAGTGAATCTTCACTGCTGGTGGACTTCGACGATAGCGGACAAAAACAGCTTCTAAAGTCTGCCTGCCTTGAACAGAATCTAATATCTATAATAGACTGA